The following is a genomic window from Hemitrygon akajei chromosome 6, sHemAka1.3, whole genome shotgun sequence.
AGTTCCCATGGACCTGGACCTCGGTTGGTGGAAGGGGTCTGTGGCAACCCCGTTCTAACCCTTTTCTATCCATGACCTATGGCTAAACAtggttaatgtacctgcctcaaccacttcctttgccATATacgcaccactctctgggtgaaaaggttgcccctctcatcttaaacttatTCCTTCTAGTTTTTGACCCCTGCAAATTGGAAGCGGGCTGAACATACTCACCCGGTTTGTGCCCCTCCTGATCTTAAATGCCTCGGTGAGGTCGCCCCTCCGTTTCCTCCCCAGCCATGTCCTATGATGTGCGCGATCACGGTATTTCCATGAACAAGACTGTTCTTGGCAAacctttctacagaagtggtttgtcattgccttcttctggtcagtgtctttacaagactgctgaccccggccattatcaatactcttcagagattgtctgcctggtgtcagtggtcacataactaggacttgtgatctgcaccggctgctcgtacgaccctCCACCACccgctcccgtggcttcacgtgacccagattggggttggggggggagggtCTATGCAGGCgttacacctcgcccaagggtgacctgcaagcttGCAGAGGGAAGGAACACTTCACGTCAcctttggtggagatgtatctccaccccaccacccatcagctccaagaaataaagtcccaaGCTTCCCAAGTTTTCTACCATAATTCAGTCACTCAAGTCCTcacaaatcttctctgcactcttctaGTTTAATTATGTCTTTCCTGTAACAGAGTGACCAAAAATGtacaacacaatactccaagtgaggtcccaccaatgccttgtacaaccacAATATAACCTCCCTACTATTCTGAGTGCTCTGGCCTATGTCAGACCACActggagcaccatgcacagttcccatctccatatccctgggtcaaaCCACactggagcaccgtgcacagttcccatctccatatccctgggtcagaccacactggagcaccgtgcacagttcccatctccatatccctgggtcagaccacactggagcaccgtgcacagttcccatctccatatccctgggtcagaccacactggagcaccgtgcacagttcccatctccatatccctgggtcagaccacactggagcaccgtgcacagttccaatcTCCATATTCCTGAGCTAGACCACACCAGGATCACTGTGCACAGATTTAAGCTCTGTACATCTGGGTTGGGTAACAGTAGCTTCCAGCAGTCACCTTCGTCTTTGCCACTCTTGGCTTTGTCCACTCAACGTGTCTGTGCCAGGAACTAACTAACCCTTGCCTTGAAGACTCTCTAGTCTCTTTTTTCCCCCCGCTTCTCAATTCCTTGAATCTGTTCCAGATTTGTTACCAAGTCCTTGAGACTAGTCTGTGCTGATCCTCAGAAGAACTGGGTGAAGCAGCTTCGACAGTTTATCGATAGAAAAGGCAagtacctccctccctccctccgtgGGTGCGTGTCTGTAAAGGGAGAGGGTTTACTGGAAAACGGAGGCGGTGGGTTCACTGACTTTGCACGCACGTGGCACAGATCTGAGGCTACTCTGCCCTCCGAGCTTCCTATTTGCAGTGAGCCGAGTCCGTCACGCAGTCTCACTTCCCTTCCACGCTTCCCACCGCCTCTGTAAAACTGCCGGCGTAATGAGAGTCCCTCACCCTCTTCCTCCAGTTCGGCATAAGATcctaaagcctgaaagcatgtggtCATTTtaatttagcaatacagcatggagtagccCCTTCTGCCCCTTCAAGCCATGCTACCCCAGCAACCACTGACAAcaccaattaaccctaacctaatcacgggacagttgacaatgaccaattgagctacccagtacgtctttggactgtgggaaggaactGGAGAAAGCCCTCCCATTCCATatggaggacatacagagactctttGCAGACTGGCGTTGGAATTGAATTCCGAGCTTGGGAACGCCCAAACTGCGTTAGCGTTGCACTAACTGTTACGCTACCGTGGTGCCCaatgtgcctccttcctgagacatgccaccaggctcaaggacagcttctaccccgctgttatcagacccATGAATGAACATCACAAAGAGAAAAGATGAACTCTTCATCTCCCAGCCTACCTCACTGTGGCCTTTACACCGTATCTGTCTGCCTGCAGTGCACCTTCTCTGCAGGTACAAACAGCACTAGTTTCTCCTTCAGTCTTCCTTCTAACTGCCTCGATGTTCTtgtgtctggatggcatgcaaacaaaagattctcactctctgtttctctctgtctttcatgcactcaacctctctctctctccatctctccgtctttgcctctttctttttcaattctttctctcactctcttaaACAcatgggattctgcagatgctagaaatccagaacaacacacacagagtgctggaggagtacagcaggtcaggcagtggacgttttgggccgaggacCTTGGTCAGGAACCTCCCTCTTCAGGATCAGAATCTGCTTCTGAGTCCCCCTCGCGCTCTCTTCCATTCTCCCTCTCTTGAGAGGCGGATGAGAGGGAGCAGGGGGTGATCTCTCAGGAGATACAGACTGTACCATTGAGTGGTTCTCCAGCTTGTGCCCTGGGGTATGTGAACATGGGATGGGAGGGGTAATGAGGTGTGGGGTCACTTTGTGCAATATGGATTGATCTGCTGCACAGCACACAGGGTTGACATTTGTGCCAAAATGTTACAGTGAAATGCAAGAAAAAACCGAAGAATCCTTCAGTTAGCAGGAGAGTGGATTCACCAACTCTTAAAATCTCAAGGTCAACTGAAAGGAACCATGGGAGCAGCGGAACTACCACCACTACGAccatccattctcctaatccttcCTCCACTGACCATACCAACATGGCTGTCCTTTACGCAGATCCTTCCATCATTGGTCAACATGGTCATCAATACCACAGATCCAACATGGCCATCAATACCACAGATCCTTCCACTGACCTTCCCAACATGGCTGTTCATGCAATGGATCTTTTCACCAATGAACTTCCCAACACAGCCAGCCATTCCACACATGATTCCATCACTGACCCTCCCAACATTGCAATTCATTCTACACATCCTTCCACCACCGATTCCACATATCCTTCCACCGCTGATACTGTCAATGTGGTCTTCCATTCCATGCACCCTCCTCTCACTGACCTTCCCAACATGGCCAAACAGTCAATTCATCTTcctaccactgaccttcccaacATGTCCATCCATTCCACGCACCCTTCTCCCACTGACTTTCCCAACATggccaaacagccaattcatctTCCTACCACTGACATTCCCAACATGGCCATCAATTCCACGCACCTGCCTCTCACTGACTTTCCCAACATGACCAAACAGTCAATTCATCTTcctaccactgaccttcccaacATGGCCATCCATTCCACGCACCCTTCTCTCACCGACCTTCCCAACATGTCTATCCATTCCACACACCCTTCTCCCACTGACTTTCCCAACATgaccaaacagccaattcatctTCCTACCATTGACCTTCCCAACATggccaaacagccaattcatctTCCTACCACTGACATTCCCAACATGGCCATCCATTCCACGCATCCTtctcccactgaccttcccaacatggccaaacagccaattcatctTCCTACCACTGACATTCCCAACATGGCCATCCATTCCACGCATCCTtctcccactgaccttcccaacatgaccaaacagccaattcatctTCCTACCACTGACATTCCCAACATGGCCATCCATTCCACACACCCTTCTCCCACTGACTTTCCCAACATgaccaaacagccaattcatctTCCTACCACTGACATTCCCAACATGGCCATCCATTCCACGCATCCTtctcccactgaccttcccaacATGGCCATCCATTCCACGCACCCTTCTCCCACCGACCTTCCCAACATGACCAAACAGCCAATTAATCTTCCTACCGCTGACCTTCCCAACATGGCCACCCATTCCACATATCCTTCCATCACTGGCCCTCCCAACAGAAACTCAAGAAATGGACCAgctgaggaggagaaaagaaGGCCTGCAGTCCTACCAGAAACAGGTGTGGATCAGAACCTGAGCATgtctgttggggagggtttttgTGGGGGAGCGTGTCTGTAGTTGAGCAGAGGGGTCATTTGAGACCACGTCTAGAGACCTTTAGCTGAATAGCCTGTACAAATCTTTGACAGTCTCTTAAGACATAGTAAAGGTGCAGTAGGTGAACAGGATGAGAGCAGCACTTGTTGAGAGCAGTGGTGAGGAGGGTGTTTATCAATGAAAGACATAAAATTGGGTCTCACTGTCACCTGGAGTGGCCTGGGTTCATtctaagaggactagaatatagaggatgcaatgctgaggcctCATGATGCATTAgccagaccgcacttggagtactgtgagctgtTTCGGGCCCTTAATCTCAgagaggatgtgttggcattggagagggttcagaggagattcacgagaatgaccccaggaatgaaagggttaacatatgagaactgtttgaaggctctgggcctgggctcactggaatttagaaaaatgagagggggtCTCATttttgaaacccattgaatattgaaaggcctaaatagagtggatttggagaggaggtttccgatagtgggggagtcttggagcagagggaacagcctcagaatagaagggtgttcaTTTAGGACAGAAGGtgaggaacctgtggaatttgttgccacagacgactgtggaggccaagttgttgggaatatttaaagtggaggttgatgggttgttGATCCATCAGGGTGTctaagtttacagggagaaggcaggagaatggggttgagaggagaatgaatgatggaatggcagagcagactcaatgggccgaatggcataattGATGGACAGAGGGGAGGAATAGGAGGCTGAGGAGCCGGTTTGATGAGTGTCTGCCTGTCCTCAGTTACAGGACGCCTGGACCTCACCATGGCTGTACCGCATGGTACAGAGGGCTCTGGTCACGGGTGGAACACGTCAGGGAGAGGAGCGCAGTACCACTCGCACTTACGAGGAGAGGAGTTGGGAGACCAGGAGCCAACTTCCAGTCGGATCTGGGACAAGGTTGCATTGATGATCGTGCTGACCATTGGCGTGGTGACCACGGTCCTCCTCGTCTACTTACTCTGTCGGAGGAAAGGCAAGTCTCCTGCACACATCCCGTCAGAGCACAAGGCACCAGGGaggggcatttggcccattgacctcTGCCTTTCCCGATCATACCACCTGATCCTCAaaacgcaccccccccccctcaatttCAGCCTCGACGGTGCCCTGGGAGGAGAGAATTAGACAgtcagacagcacagaaacaagctcctCAGCCCAACTCATGCGCTGTGTTCATTTGAGGCTGTCCCTTTAGCTCACGTTTGCTCCACATTCCTACCCAGGTCCATCGGCCCATCTGGACCATTCCAACCAATAATCCACCCAGCCTGGCCCAATATGCCCTGGatcggcccatatccctctgaagaTTCACTGTTCTGCTATCGTCTAAATGCTGTTGGTGCGCCTTCTGCCGTGGCGAGAGGCCAAGGTGAGGACGGTAAGGAGCCGAGTGTCCGAGACTAGAATCGAGACACTGAGACGAGAACAGCGTTCTTGACTAGACGCAAGACAAGGGTCCCAATAAGACGGAAATCACAGTTGAGCTGATGATTGAGCACTCAGTTCAGgagctctttaaatattaaaatccgaGCGCCTAAACGTGGCCGCTAGTTAGTGGAGCAGGGCTGAATCCCTAAAGAGGTCAAGCCAGCTGTCCAGACTCTGGAGAATTGCAGCGTCTGAACCCAGGAAGCTGGTGAGGTTGGGTGTGTAACGGGGGGCCCTGGGGAGTTTCAACAGCCTCAACCACTTCGCCCAGCAGCTTGTTCTATGTAGTCAGCACTCTCAGAACAACTTTTCTAATCTCTTCCCTTTCAGCTAAGATGTGCCCCTGTTCCCTTTCCCTGGGataaagactgtgtgcatttgcCCTTTCTCAGCCCCTCGTGGTATAATAATGTCTACAAGGTCATCAATTCCCTCAGTTCCCTATGCTGCAAAGAGTGAAGTCGCAGCTGGTCAATACTCTCTCTGCCAAGTCCTAGCAATGTCCGTGAATCtatttccagttttgatgaagtcTGTCACTTAAAGAGGCACCCCCGGGGAACccttgtaaatactgacacactccccagggaacccctgtaaatactgacacactccccagggaacccctgtaaatactgacacactccccggggaacccctgtaaatactgacacactccctgggaccccctgtaaatactgacaccctccctagggccccctgtaaatactgacaccctcccccgggacaccctgtaaatactgacaccctccctagggccccctgtaaatactgacacactccctgggaccccctgtaaatactgacacacacccccgggacaccctgtaaatactgacaccctccctagggccccctgtaaatactgacacattccctgggaccccctgtaaatactgacacactccccgggacaccctgtaaatactgacaccctccccggggaacccctgtaaatactgacaccctccctgAGACACACTATAAATAATGACACCCTCCccagggaacccctgtaaatactgacaccctccctagggccccctgtaaatactgacacactccctgagacacactataaatactgacacactccctgggaacccctgtaaatactgacacacttcccgggaacccctgtaaatactgacacactccccgggacccctgtaaatactgacacacttctcgggacccctgtaaatactgacacacttcccgggaacccctgtaaatactgacacactccccgggaacccctgtaaatactgacaaactccccgggacccctgtaaatactgacacacttcccgggaacccctgtaaatactgacacacttcccgggacccctgtaaataaTGACACACTTCCCGGGAacctctgtaaatactgatacacTCCCTAgggcccctgtaaatactgacacactccctgagaCACACTATAAATACTGACACGCTCCCCAGGgatcccctgtaaatactgacacactccctgagacacactataaatactgacacactccccgggaacccctgtaaatactgacaccctcccccgggacaccctgtaaatactgacaacCTCCCTAGGGCCCCCTGTAAATAatgacacactccctgggaccccctgtaaatactgacaccctcccccgggacaccctgtaaatactgacaacCTCCCTAGGGCTCCCTGTAAATAatgacacactccctgggaccccctgtaaatactaacacactccccgggacaccctgtaaatactgacaccctccctagggccccctgtaaatactgacaccctcccttagacacactataaatactgacacactcactgggaccccctgtaaatactgacacactccctgggaacccctgtaaatactgacacactccccgggacccccctgtaaatactgacacactccccaggacacaactgtaaatactgacacactccccgagacccctgtaaatactgacacactcccctgggaacccctgtaaatactgacaccctccccaGGGAACCCCtgaaaatactgacacactccccggggaacccctgtaaatactgacacactccccgagacccctgtaaatactgacaccctcccctgggaacccctgtaaatactgacaccctccccagggaacccctgtaaatactgacacactccccagggaacccctgtaaatactgacacactccccggggaacccctgtaaatactgacacactcctcgggaccccctgtaaataccgacacactcctcgggaccccctgtaaataccgacacactccctgggacccctgtaaatactgacacactccccgagacccctgtaaatactgacacactcccctgggaacccctgtaaatactgacacactccccggggaacccctgtaaatactgacaccctccctgagacacactataaatactgacaccctccccagggaacccctgtaaatactgacaccctccctagggccccctgtaaatactgacacactccctgagacacactataaatactgacacactccctgggaacccctgtaaatactgacacacttcccgggaacccctgtaaatactgacacacttccCGGGACCCCTGTagatactgacacactccccgggaacccctgtaaatactgacacactccccgggaacccctgtaaatactgacacactccccggggaacccctgtaaatactgacaccctccctgagacacactataaatactgacacactccccagggaacccctgtaaatactgacacactccctagggccccctgtaaatactgacactctccccggggaacccctgtaaatactgacaccctccctgagacacactataaatactgacaccctccccagggaacccctgtaaatactgacaccctccctagggccccctgtaaatactgacacactccctgagacacactataaatactgacacactccctgggaacccctgtaaatactgacacacttcccgggacccctgtaaataaTGACATACTtcccgggaacccctgtaaatactgacacactccctagggcccctgtaaatactgacacactccctgagaCACACTATAAATACTGACACGCTCCCCAGGgatcccctgtaaatactgacacactccctgagacacactataaatactgacacactccccgggaacccctgtaaatactgacaccctccccggggacaccctgtaaatactgacaccctccctagggccccctgtaaatactgacacactccctgggaccccctgtaaatactgacacacacccccgggacaccctgtaaatactgacaccctccctagggctccctgtaaatactgacacactccctgggaccccctgtaaatactaacacactccccgggacaccctgtaaatactgacaccctccctaggaccccctgtaaatactgacaccctccccaGGGAACCCCTgcaaatactgacacactcccctgggaacccctgtaaatactgacactctccctagggccccctgtaaatactgacaccctcccttagtcacactataaatactgacacactcactgggaccccctgtaaatactgacacactccctgggaacccctgtaaatactgacacactccccgggacccccctgtaaatactgacatactccccaggaccccactgtaaatactgacacactccccgagacctatgtaaatactgacacactcccctgggaacccctgtaaatactgaaacCCTCCccagggaacccctgtaaatactgacacactccccggggaacccctgtaaatactgacacactcctcgggaccccctgtaaataccgacacactcctcgggaccccctgtaaataccgacacactccctgggacccctgtaaatactgacacactccccgagacccctgtaaatactgacacactcccctgggaacccctgtaaatactgacaccctccctgagacacactataaatactgacaccctccccagggaacccctgtaaatactgacaccctccctagggccccctgtaaatactgacacactccctgagacacactataaatactgacacactccctgggaacccctgtaaatactgacacacttcccgggaacccctgtaaatactgacacacttcccgggacccctgtaaatactgacacactccccgggaacccctgtaaatactgacacactccccgggaacccctgtaaatactgacacactccccgggacccctgtaaatactgacacacttcccgggaacccctgtaaatactgacacactccccgagaacccctgtaaatactgacaccctccctagggcccctgtaaatactgacacactcgcTGAGACACAttataaatactgacacactccccgggaccccctgaaaatactgacacactccccaggaccccattgtaaatactgacacactccccgagacccctgtgaatactgacacactccccagggaacccctgtaaatactgacacactccccaggaccccactgtaaatactgacacactccccgagacccctgtaaataccgacacactccccggggaacccctgtaaatactgacaccctccctgagacacactataaatactgacacactccccagggaacccctgtaaatactgacacactccctagggcccctgtaaatactgacacactccctgagaCACACTATAAATACTGACACGCTCCCCAGGgatcccctgtaaatactgacacactccctgagacacactataaatactgacacactccccgggaacccctgtaaatactgacaccctcccccgggacaccctgtaaatactgacaccctccctagggccccctgtaaatactgacacactccctgggaccccctgtaaatactgacacacacccccgggacaccctgtaaatactgacaccctccctagggctccctgtaaatactgacacactccctgggaccccctgtaaatactgacaccctccccagggaacccctgtaaatactgacacactcccctgggaacccctgtaaatactgacactctccctagggccccctgtaaatactgacaccctcccttagacacactataaatactgacacactcactgggaccccctgtaaatactgacacactccctgggaacccctgtaaatactgacacactccccgggacccccctgtaaatactgacacactccccaggaccccactgtaaatactgacacactccccgagacccctgtaaatactgacacactcccctgggaacccctgtaaatactgacaccctccccagggaacccctgtaaatactgacacactccccggggaacccctgtaaatactgacacactcctcgggaccccctgtaaataccgacacactcctcgggaccccctgtaaataccgacacactccctgggacccctgtaaatactgacacactccccgagacccctgtaaatactgacacactcccctgggaacccctgtaaatactgacacactccccggggaacccctgtaaatactgacaccctccctgagacacactataaatactgacacactccctgggaacccctgtaaatactgacacacttcccgggaacccctgtaaatactgacacacttccccggacccctgtaaatactgacacactccccgggaacccctgtaaatactgacacactccccgggacccccctgtaaatactgacacactccccaggaccccactgtaaatactgacacactccccgagacctatgtaaatactgacacactccccgggaacccctgtaaatactgacacactccccgggaacccctgtaaatactgacacactccccgggacccctgtaaatactgacacacttccCGGgagcccctgtaaatactgacacactccccgagaacccctgtaaatactgacaccctccctagggcccctgtaaatactgacacactcgcTGAGACACAttataaatactgacacactcaccggGACCCACtgaaaatactgacacactccccaggaccccattgtaaatactgacacactccccgagacccctgtaaatactgacacactccccagggaacccctgtaaatactgacacactccccaggaccccactgtaaatactgacacactccccgagacccctgtaaataccgacacccTCCCTAgggccccctgtaaatactgacacactccctgagacacactataaatactgacacactccctgggaacccctgtaaatactgacacacttcccgggaacccctgtaaatactgacacacttcccgggacccctgtaaatactgacacactccccgggaacccctgtaaatactgacacactccccgggaacccctgtaaatactgacacactccccgggacccctgtaaatactgacacacttcccgggaacccctgtaaatactgacacactccccgagaacccctgtaaatactgacaccctccctagggcccctgtaaatactgacacactcgcTGAGACACAttataaatactgacacactccccgggaccccctgaaaatactgacacactccccaggaccccattgtaaatactgacacactccccgagacccctgtgaatactgacacactccccagggaacccctgtaaatactgacacactccccaggaccccactgtaaatactgacacactccccgagacccctgtaaataccgacacactccccggggaacccctgt
Proteins encoded in this region:
- the LOC140729324 gene encoding uncharacterized protein, with the translated sequence MGRCGLQLRTAVALHLLAIAVEIVGDRASNRISSCCSEYNKEIPKAFFCQFKSYTLTERCFKKDGAVLFVTKSLRLVCADPQKNWVKQLRQFIDRKVKCKKKPKNPSVSRRVDSPTLKISRSTERNHGSSGTTTTTTIHSPNPSSTDHTNMAVLYADPSIIGQHGHQYHRSNMAINTTDPSTDLPNMAVHAMDLFTNELPNTASHSTHDSITDPPNIAIHSTHPSTTDSTYPSTADTVNVVFHSMHPPLTDLPNMAKQSIHLPTTDLPNMSIHSTHPSPTDFPNMAKQPIHLPTTDIPNMAINSTHLPLTDFPNMTKQSIHLPTTDLPNMAIHSTHPSLTDLPNMSIHSTHPSPTDFPNMTKQPIHLPTIDLPNMAKQPIHLPTTDIPNMAIHSTHPSPTDLPNMAKQPIHLPTTDIPNMAIHSTHPSPTDLPNMTKQPIHLPTTDIPNMAIHSTHPSPTDFPNMTKQPIHLPTTDIPNMAIHSTHPSPTDLPNMAIHSTHPSPTDLPNMTKQPINLPTADLPNMATHSTYPSITGPPNRNSRNGPAEEEKRRPAVLPETVTGRLDLTMAVPHGTEGSGHGWNTSGRGAQYHSHLRGEELGDQEPTSSRIWDKVALMIVLTIGVVTTVLLVYLLCRRKGHQKDVSVSPEIIPLV